From Rubripirellula reticaptiva, the proteins below share one genomic window:
- a CDS encoding SMI1/KNR4 family protein: MKLLICRRRRLIVTVIPLSQMIAELKKLAQLTNSILRPPASDATLELLKSSYSEIPALLVELLSFADGEQDSSFKSNGIIAFEAFISAEEIAREHDFVTSYEYDDLNQFVECDRINQRPNWHSGLIPISFGYDLHCVCIDMNPGPAGRVGQILGLRPICGNIQVIANDLEALIQKTLAIYDARSVDVSDPNCLCLTLDDFPPQ, encoded by the coding sequence TTGAAATTGTTGATCTGCCGTCGCCGCCGGCTGATCGTCACCGTTATCCCGCTAAGCCAAATGATTGCCGAACTCAAAAAACTCGCCCAGTTGACGAATTCGATTTTGAGGCCTCCTGCCTCCGACGCGACCTTGGAGCTACTCAAATCCAGCTATAGCGAAATTCCTGCATTGCTTGTCGAATTGCTTTCATTTGCAGATGGGGAACAAGATTCAAGCTTCAAATCAAATGGAATAATCGCTTTTGAGGCTTTTATTAGTGCGGAAGAGATTGCAAGAGAGCATGATTTTGTCACATCCTATGAGTACGATGACCTAAATCAATTCGTAGAATGCGATCGGATCAACCAGCGCCCAAACTGGCATTCTGGCCTGATCCCCATTTCGTTTGGCTATGACCTTCACTGTGTTTGCATCGACATGAATCCTGGCCCTGCCGGACGCGTTGGTCAGATACTTGGGCTCAGGCCAATTTGTGGTAATATCCAAGTGATTGCTAACGACCTCGAGGCTTTGATCCAGAAAACGTTAGCTATTTATGACGCACGATCTGTTGACGTCAGTGACCCGAATTGCCTTTGTTTGACACTTGACGACTTTCCGCCCCAGTAG
- a CDS encoding leucine-rich repeat domain-containing protein, giving the protein MPTLDWHRPGEFEPQPEDARAVESLSEIKCGFQLNPRGFVFGVRGGHRLSDAHVDDLLTLPFLMSLVLFRFSHHESLFSDGGFKRLCQHPRFRAYMDQNNPRITDDVTRHLVAFPHVRWVIVPFCNLTDAAIPRLAETNHLFSLSLIGNQISDESVPHMRRMTELRRLFLRDTEVTEAGFDQLKGSLLKCHTLKWG; this is encoded by the coding sequence ATGCCCACGCTTGATTGGCACCGACCGGGTGAGTTTGAACCGCAGCCCGAAGATGCGCGTGCGGTCGAATCTCTATCTGAGATCAAGTGTGGTTTCCAACTCAACCCACGTGGATTCGTATTTGGCGTTCGAGGTGGGCATCGGTTATCTGACGCGCACGTCGACGATTTGCTGACGCTTCCTTTCTTGATGTCTTTGGTTTTGTTTCGGTTTTCACATCACGAATCGTTGTTCTCCGATGGCGGATTCAAACGACTGTGCCAGCATCCTCGATTTCGCGCGTACATGGATCAAAACAACCCCCGCATCACCGATGACGTCACACGGCATTTGGTTGCATTTCCGCACGTGCGTTGGGTAATAGTTCCGTTCTGCAATCTCACCGATGCAGCTATTCCGAGACTTGCGGAAACCAATCATTTGTTCAGCCTCAGTTTGATTGGCAACCAAATCTCAGATGAATCCGTCCCACACATGCGCAGGATGACTGAACTTCGTCGACTCTTCCTGCGCGACACCGAGGTAACGGAGGCAGGATTCGATCAACTCAAAGGTTCTTTGCTAAAGTGCCACACACTAAAATGGGGGTAA